In the Azospirillum ramasamyi genome, one interval contains:
- a CDS encoding manganese catalase family protein, translated as MFMHNKKLMYTVRVSEPNPVLASLMLEQFGGPQGELAAAMRYFTQGLADEDPGRKDMLIDIATEELSHLEVIGSIVAMLTKGAKGKLAEGAEETADLYANITQGNGSHTLSLLYGGGPALVNSAGQLWTGGYIDSIGDPTADLRSNIAAESRAKIIYERLINVTNDPGVKDALGFLMTREIAHQKSFEKALYSIDNNFPPGKLPGKPEYTDKYYNMSQGEGDMRGPWNQGAQWEFVDVKMGDAPVNGGDGNPTVKLAASEMAAVNAVAARTMSKPDADPTTGADLGAGPGAGKTKTTAGG; from the coding sequence ATGTTCATGCACAACAAAAAGCTCATGTACACGGTGCGCGTGTCGGAGCCCAACCCGGTGCTCGCCAGCCTGATGCTGGAGCAGTTCGGCGGCCCGCAGGGTGAACTCGCCGCTGCCATGCGCTACTTCACCCAGGGTCTGGCCGATGAGGATCCGGGCCGCAAGGACATGCTGATCGACATCGCGACCGAGGAACTGAGCCACCTCGAGGTGATCGGCTCCATCGTCGCCATGCTGACCAAGGGCGCCAAGGGCAAGCTGGCCGAGGGCGCGGAGGAGACCGCCGACCTCTATGCCAACATCACCCAGGGCAACGGCAGCCACACCCTGTCGCTTCTGTATGGCGGCGGCCCGGCCCTGGTGAATTCCGCCGGGCAGCTGTGGACCGGCGGCTACATCGACAGCATCGGCGACCCGACGGCCGATCTGCGCTCCAACATCGCCGCGGAATCGCGCGCCAAGATCATCTATGAACGCCTGATCAACGTCACCAACGATCCGGGCGTGAAGGATGCGCTGGGCTTCCTGATGACCCGCGAGATCGCTCACCAGAAGAGCTTCGAGAAGGCGCTGTATTCCATCGACAACAACTTCCCGCCGGGCAAGCTGCCGGGCAAGCCGGAATACACCGACAAGTACTACAACATGAGCCAGGGCGAGGGCGACATGCGCGGCCCCTGGAACCAGGGCGCCCAGTGGGAGTTCGTCGACGTCAAGATGGGCGACGCCCCGGTGAACGGCGGCGACGGCAACCCGACGGTCAAGCTGGCCGCGTCGGAGATGGCCGCGGTCAACGCCGTGGCCGCCCGCACCATGTCCAAGCCGGACGCCGATCCGACCACCGGTGCCGACCTTGGCGCCGGGCCGGGCGCCGGCAAGACCAAGACCACCGCCGGCGGCTGA
- the gor gene encoding glutathione-disulfide reductase, which yields MAEYDFDLFTIGAGSGGVAASRRAASYGAKVAICEGSRVGGTCVIRGCVPKKLLVYAAQFRDGFEDSCGYGWNSHTPAFDWETLISRKDREIDRLNGIYINMLKNSGVTLYEGFGRIVDPHTVEVDGKRYTARNILIATGGWPSLPPIEGIEHAATSNEALHLEKLPHSVLIIGGGYIAVEFASIFRGLGAEVTLMIRGDDLLNGFDDDIRVALAQEMRKRGITIISRCKPVKLEKGAGGYTLTDHMGREHSAGLVMAATGRSPNTKNLGLEEVGITLNEAGAIPVDEWSRTAVDSIYAIGDVTDRMALTPIAIAEGRALAETLFNDNPMHIGYDNVPTAVFSLPPLGTVGLTEMQARAQYAQVDIYKAGFRPMKHTLSGRDERVLMKLVVDGESQRVLGCHMMGMDAPEMMQPLAIALNCGATKRDFDRTIALHPSTSEEFVLMREKAEPEKKI from the coding sequence GTGGCCGAGTATGATTTCGACCTCTTCACCATCGGCGCGGGGTCCGGGGGCGTCGCCGCAAGCCGGCGCGCCGCGTCCTACGGCGCAAAGGTCGCGATCTGCGAAGGCAGCCGCGTCGGCGGCACCTGCGTGATCCGCGGCTGCGTGCCGAAGAAGCTGCTGGTCTACGCCGCCCAGTTCCGCGACGGCTTCGAGGATTCCTGCGGCTATGGCTGGAACTCCCACACGCCGGCCTTCGACTGGGAGACGCTGATCTCGCGCAAGGACCGCGAGATCGACCGGCTGAACGGCATCTACATCAACATGCTGAAGAACTCCGGCGTGACCCTGTACGAGGGGTTCGGCCGGATCGTCGATCCCCATACGGTGGAGGTCGACGGCAAGCGCTACACCGCCCGCAACATCCTGATCGCCACCGGCGGCTGGCCGTCGCTGCCGCCGATCGAGGGGATCGAGCATGCCGCGACCTCCAACGAGGCGCTTCACCTCGAAAAGCTGCCCCATTCGGTGCTGATCATCGGCGGCGGATACATCGCCGTCGAATTCGCCAGCATCTTCCGCGGGCTGGGCGCGGAGGTGACGCTGATGATCCGCGGCGACGACCTGCTGAACGGCTTCGACGACGACATCCGTGTCGCCCTGGCCCAGGAGATGCGCAAGCGCGGCATCACCATCATCTCGCGCTGCAAGCCGGTGAAGCTGGAAAAGGGTGCCGGCGGCTATACCCTGACCGACCATATGGGCCGCGAGCATTCGGCGGGGCTGGTGATGGCCGCCACCGGCCGGAGCCCGAACACGAAGAATCTCGGCCTGGAAGAGGTCGGCATCACCCTGAACGAGGCCGGCGCGATCCCGGTGGACGAATGGTCGCGCACCGCCGTGGACAGCATCTACGCCATCGGCGACGTCACCGACCGCATGGCCCTGACCCCCATCGCCATCGCCGAGGGACGCGCCCTGGCCGAGACGCTGTTCAACGACAACCCCATGCACATCGGCTACGACAACGTGCCGACCGCGGTGTTCTCGCTGCCGCCGCTCGGCACCGTCGGGCTGACCGAAATGCAGGCCCGCGCCCAATACGCGCAGGTCGACATCTACAAGGCCGGCTTCCGCCCGATGAAGCACACCCTGTCCGGCCGGGACGAGCGGGTGCTGATGAAGCTGGTGGTCGACGGCGAGAGCCAGCGCGTGCTCGGCTGCCACATGATGGGCATGGACGCGCCGGAGATGATGCAGCCGCTGGCCATCGCGCTGAACTGCGGCGCCACCAAGCGCGACTTCGACCGCACCATCGCGCTCCACCCCTCCACCTCGGAGGAATTCGTGCTGATGCGCGAGAAAGCGGAGCCGGAAAAGAAGATCTGA